The sequence below is a genomic window from Pecten maximus chromosome 14, xPecMax1.1, whole genome shotgun sequence.
cataatacaaatgtatgtatcatggctaaccatgggacttgctgttgacatgtaatttgttgagctgtttgtaaatttcaacaaaacacaCGAAAAATGCAATTTCAAGGTGGGCATAATTAGCTTATTTTTAtcgcatatattgcacaaaatagtCATCTGTCGATTTGCTCACAAGAGCTTAAAGgacaaaataggagcattgttttgaccagatttgtatggtctgttagggccaaatttccaatattgctccttcgctccttcgaccttAACGCGTTTGgcgtcttttttttttttcttttttttttttttagaaataccgtgtataaatattttaacccaaactcaacggttgaactTCTTACCATGTCTATAGTTCTTTATATTGTCCAATCATAgcttcttatatgccatattgAGTGATTTCATTCATAACTGCCATTTGCGTTTCAAGGTCAAcataaaaacagtgtttataccACCGGCGTCtgtttctggttagtattaatagaaacaTATGAAggtttatacatattattaagTCAAATCTATGGTGTTCTGTTAGGGCTAAATTTCCAATATTGCTCCTCCGCTCCTTCGACGTAAACGTGAACTAgcaaaggagcgaaaacacgatgacgaaggagcgaagaagccaaatagcgaaggagcgaaaacacgatggcgaaggaacGATGGAACACCAtagatttgactttataataTGCATAAACCATCATAGTTCTTGCTATTGATACTAATGATATAGGTTCacttttattgattgaaatgtctccctttatgccatatttgtgcaatattttttacaaacgtcatttgcatttcaaaatcaaaacaaaataagtgtttatacgtacattattaatatataaagtcaaatccggtcaaacaaatgctcctaccctgtgctatataGACACTTATGAGCATAACAGCCTGGCTAtatttcaggtttggttatttgtgtgacttagaattattccatgctaaaTCTTaacacaaagtaactctatagaaaaaaaacttagCATCTATAggaaattattgattttatttaaaaaacaaaaaaaacaacaaaacttaCATGTTGGATCGTCAAAATGCCTTATTCATTATGGGGTATCATGACGTCACGGTATTGctttttactttaaaatgttatattttttcgAGCTGACAAACTGagtaggtgtacatgtacatgtatgtaaggtaGGTATTATTAAATCCGTGATGAAgtcttttcattttatttcttataCTGCGACTTTCATTACAAATTTGTTACTAACGCAAAGTTCAAAGTTCAAGGCTTAGGCAATCCAGGGGGAAAatggaaatcattaaatattttcacGGGAAAAATGAGTGTAAATACGCGGTATCGAGCCCATTTTCAATACTTTCTCTTATCGATAAATAACGTTTTTTCATAATGATGTTCGTTTGTCCAATATGACAAATCTAATTCTTGATTCGCAGTATTTATACACTATTCAGTCTGATCAGTGTTTGATGTAAGGTCGCGCACGTGCCTGCATGATTGGCATGTGATTTGTGTTGATAGCTTTTGAGTGTAAGTATGGAAACCGGTACGACATGCTAAAAGCAAAATGCTTAATGTTAAATACCAAATGATACATGCTAATTGCTTTATTCGAAATGCTTTCTAGACCTAAAAGACGGAAACTATCCACTTTGAAGCAAACAATGGTCGCTTTGCTTACAGCTGATCCTTTTGGTTCGATTAATGCTCAATTACAAAGGATTTCTGCATTAAAAATTCGTATAAAGAATTTCGCAAAAAGCATTAAGCATGTCGTACCGGCTTTCCATATGTTAGTTCCCGGcgcaatatatatgtataccgcGCGGACACCCATGATTGACATGAAACATGTTCTTTCAAGTTATTTTAAATGTTGTAATGGATATCTTATAATAAGCCGTAATTCGTATAgcatatcagagacatatatatgtctctgagcATATGCATGATTTAAATGACATACAACTGTATCCTATAGACGTAATAGCTGTGGtatcagaaacatatatatacatgtatacatgtttctggtggtacagtatatagaaaTGGTTTAAATGACATATCATATTCCTGGAGTGCCATCGTGAGTGCGTAATGTCTTAGAAATTAACTAAATTAATTATCTCgtgcacatgtacatgtatatattaccttatCGACGTATGGTTTATTTTCAGTGTCGGTTTCCGTTTGTCGGAGCTGTATAGGGAATGTATTTCCCTTTTAACTGTTTCTGTTGCTGTCATCGTTGCCGTAACAGACATGCAGttttattagaaataaataaTGGATGCGAAGTGCGAATGTCGTGGTGCGATTTGTTTTCTGGGACGAAACGTCGTGGTACGAACCGGCTTTGGGGCGAAACGTCACGTTACCTCAGCTGTCTACCGTCTAACCACGATACCGTGTGTACTTATGTAAGCTCGTGATATTATGCTACAGAACTTTATGCTGAAACTATGGCAAGGGCAGTGGTTTTAGGAGGTGGAATAAGTGGCTTGTCCTCTGCCTTCTACGCATTACAAGAAGGGGCTCCTGCAAAATTTGCTAAGGTAATTTAccgaaatacatgtagttacagtgacaccacaggggcatgtctagttttatattacaaaaaatagtcggaaatacctatatatgtcaatatatataggtatttccgactattttttgtaatataaaactagacatgcccctgtggctGAAGTATGGGTAGCCCGGGTTACCTCTAGcctagtccgagtttcctctggccctgacaccatgtcttgtgtacacattattatttgtaatttgtattaaattttcAGGTAGCCCTACTCGAGGCTTCTGAACGATTCGGGGGCTGGTTACATTCTACTAAATATCAAGATGGTACTGTGTTTGATTATGGTCCCAGAAGCTTTCGTCCCGAAGCAAATCCTGGTCTGAATACAGTGGATCTTGTAAGTAAAATTAatctttaattaaaatgtttaatgatTTAATTCTTGATCAGCATGCTAGGCTAAGACTTGTTCTACTAGTATTCAAGGTTTTACACATACGTTAACAGTGTATAATACCCAAACCTAATGTGAACAATTACAACTAGGTACAATACAGTAGGTTATAGTAGATCattgaaaattatcaataaaaacaaatatactaCCAAAactttgtttgaataaagtttaggtcatCAAAATTGAACTTAAttggaaatgtgtatttttccCCAAGTAGTAAAAttaagttataatctttacattaatacagCAGTTTTACTCTCATGATGGACCAAAGTTCTTcaagtattaagtcctgaaagTTCTTAATTTGATCCAAAGTATAACTAATTACTGCAAAGACTCTTAAGACGTACACTATTTGGAAATGATACGtcttttcctgtacatttcagcgttaatttcattacattttggcacaaacactcatataatcatcattcggacatagatttcatctaTAGGAATTGTGCATATTTCTGACGTCCGAAGGAAGAAATGCCCCTTTAAATGAATGTTAAATTCAACCACTTTTGGCCCCGATATACATTTATAGGTACCATGAAAAGAATGTGTGGTCACTCTATTCTACTAAAGACTTATAATTTCTTATGATGATGGCACTGcacaatatttaattttcaggCTCTAAAGCTGGGCCTACGTGATGATATTATCATTGCCGAAAAGGGTGATATACTCGACAACCGCTACATCTACAATGATCAGACACTCCAGGAACTTAAGTTTGGTAAGTACTTATGTGGTGGAACTGGCCCGGGTCGGccatcggcgaccaggtagctcaattagTAGAGCATCTAGCTTGTGTTTGGGAGGTCCCGGTTTTAACCCCAGTCTGGCCGGGCATGTACCCACTCATTTTACACTTAGATTTAGGATCTTAAATAACTTGTGATTTTATGAAACGATTCTTGAAAGTTTTTACATTTTGAGAGCATTGTCATGCAAAATAGAAACATATgaattgaaaacatatttaaacatactttttatcaccaaacTCAGAATCCTTTCATTCATGTACATGTGGAGACAGATATTTTGTTGGGCCATTTACAAATCATGACATCACATCATTGTCCAAATCATGACATCACATTGTCCATGTCATAATGTCACACCATTGTCGATATCATGACATCACATCATTGTCCAAATCATGACATCACATTGTCGATATCATAACGTCACACCATTGTCGATATCATGATGTCACATCATTGTCGATATCATGACATCACATCATTGTCGATATCATGACATCACATCATTGTCGATATCATGACATCACATCATTTCTGACTGATGAAGTCAATGAGAAATACTctagggtatattacactagtgacatatgCAAAATTATTACACAAGTGATTTCACTGGATGACAGGCTGATTACaggaaaaatattttcaatagcATGAACCATGCCggtaaaatatttgttaaaactaaGTCTTGTTTTGTAAAAACCATGTTTCTGACGGACAATGCTTGTATATATGGTGAATAACTGTAAAGGTTATTTCTAACATGGGTTGAATTTTCATGGTTTTACCAAAGAATTGTCTCTGCTgatgtttttttcaattggcctattttcagttttattcTCTCATCGAAAatagcaacaacaacaaaaaaaaaaaccattaaaCATAATAATTGTTCattaaagtttttttatttattggtaGGGAAAACAAACTAGCAAAAATTTGCTAGTAGACAAAATTTTAACTGGCATTTTAATAGTTATAAAGAGTTAATTCCAAACCCTGATATCTAattcaattttttgttttctagGTATAGATAAATTGTTTAAGGTCGTTCCACCTTTGAAGAAAAGGCTGATATCATACATTATTCAGGATATTCGCGCTGCAAAGGGGACAGAAGATGAAAGTGTACATTCATTTGTGTCAAGACGTTATGGAAAAGATGTatgtatacaaaacatattttgtcCCTCAACTTTTTATTAAGATTAtctatgtacagtgtaacacTTCCTTTTAATAAAGTGGGAGGGTTGGACagtaatattgtattatatcataatgaCATAAAGTTCTACAGCTGATTAGAATTTtagtggtcattggtcaaggtgTAGGCCTTAAGGTCAATCTTGACCACTTCTGAAATCAAAGATTGTGTACAAGAACCCTCAACaacttattttcaaaacatgtatatcatattctACACCTTATTAGATAAGGTCTACTGATGATTGGTCAAAGTCagaagggtcaaaggtcaaacattACCACTTATTATAGCTACCCTAGATACGTTTGCCATCTGAATGAGGCCATAAGTGCCAGATGTTATgatcaaaatttgaatttatcTAGTACCTCTATAATTCTGCAGCATTTTAAAGAGTTTTGAGATAATACCCAGATCGAGACAAATCATGCCTTTGGACCTCGTGTTATGTACTTATTTAATTCTGTTCTGGTCTTTCTCTCTGTCCAAATTGTATTTGTAACCTTGGTAATTACTAGCCATAATATATCGCCTGGCTTGAGAGGTCTTCTCTTAAGCTTACGGTAAtcggttgagtgtaagactatatatatatagtaagccagaggtcccaggttcgacccctagcggaggcagtgatttagaTTTAATTAAATAGTGCTCTGTTTCATATATTTTGTTGACAGGCAGCAGATTTTTTGGCAGACCCAATGTTAAGAGGAATATATGCAGGAGATGTTAGAAAACTCAGCATAAGATCAACATTACCAAAGCTTTACGAGATGGAAAAAAGGAAACGCAGGACATTAACAACCAGCTATCGTAATTCTATTTATCATTTCTTGTGTTCTTTTATCATGGTCAGCTCATTTTATattctttttgtattttctgaaaaaagattttcaaaatatgcACAAGTTCATGATCCCATGTCGACAGATAGCGTACACTTTATCAAGTGTTTCTAGATAACATTGTAAAACGTTTTGATTTGCATTCCCAACAGATGGCAGCACTAACATATTGTAGGTGTGTATCGGAAGttcaattcaaaattttggtgGGATACCTCTCAACGAAAGAATTAAATGTGTATATCTTTCatgtttgatataattttagTTGCAGAAAAAAATCTTGGAAGTAACTTCACATAAAATGGAGATTTTAATGCCTTCAATTATTCACATTTCACGGTTTTTAATGCCAAGCATAGACCCTAGTTTCGACAATATCCCTTTCCTCAAAATTTTCCACTGGAAAGCTTTAATGATCTATAGAATGGTCTTTAACTAAGATTTTTTCCTGCTTTCCTTTAGAAACTTACACATTCTATACACTTATTTTTTGGCACATAATTCTGGTGTGCTAATTCATGCTTGCACTTATCTGTTAAAATGTAGTAATGCACTAAACTTTGATTATGCTAAAGATAGTCTTTGATGAGAATAattgggtggtcgggtggcacagtggttacacacttgtctttcacctaggtgaccagggttcgattccccgatcggacgtgaaaaggtatgggggcACCTGCCTGACCATGTTGGTTTTTTATGGGTTTTCCGATTTCCTCCTACAGTAAAACCCCTCGCATGCTTCAATCCGGTCGAACAAGCTAGAttatataaatcacaataaCTTGTTtatcaattgttgtaaaatagataaagttaaCAATTGTGAGAAACTTTTTGTTACAGCGAAGACACCGTATGTACACAAAGCGTTACAGGATTACGTTAGTAACTGGTCCGTGTGGTCGTTAAGAGGAGGCTGTCAACAGCTGTCTGATGCTTTAGTGGGACACTTGAGCAGGCCAGAAATGCCTACAGAATTACATACAAGTAGTCCATGTACGAAACTGACGTTCAAGGATGGTGCTGCATTGGTATGTCTTGGTATCTCTTGTAGCTTACATCATTATGCTCCGACGTCGCCAAATCGCGTGTTTGATGATAGTGTTACCATATGTCTTCTATCGATGTTTACAGTCACCATCCATTGTTATGTAAAGGATACAAGTCAAAAACTGtctgttatgtaaaatattggtCCGAGTCTGAGTCACATAGCACATGTACTGTCATATCATATGGCCAGGTGAAATAACACTATTTTGATGTCATAATAAATGTGtgatgattttgatgtcataataaatgtgtgatgattttgatgtcataataaatgtgtgatgattttgatgtcatAATAAATGTGTGATGACATTACATGTTTGATTTGTTGGTAGAAAATTTACCGTTCGAGTCAAAATTGCCTGTCTGGGAAATTTTGAGAGTTTTTGCTAATTTTTCATATAGATACGAGTTGTGTGATAAATGGAATGTTACACTTTTGTCATTGTagtatggaatttattaaacttcTGAGATATATTAGTATGTCACTTACCTTATGGCTCATGACTCATAAAAAAATTGAACTTGTTCATTACAATGAAATTCCACATTACAATGATACTCTTTAAAGACTCACTATTTACCAAATACCCTCGTATGGGGATAACACAAGGCTAATATAACCTCAACGGTGTTCAGTCTCTTAGCCTACTTGAATTGGTTAGTGTTATCAGAAAGTTGATATCCTGTGTCGTCGTGTCCAGAGCccaactcgatttgcactcttctccttctagaatataatttccggtcactcgatttgtagctcttctgcttctggaagatcttctacctcttccgtctcgaagctggaagatttatcttccaagatggcggcgaccatgtttaaGTGTACGAGTGAGGAGTTTCtctaga
It includes:
- the LOC117342533 gene encoding protoporphyrinogen oxidase-like, which gives rise to MARAVVLGGGISGLSSAFYALQEGAPAKFAKVALLEASERFGGWLHSTKYQDGTVFDYGPRSFRPEANPGLNTVDLALKLGLRDDIIIAEKGDILDNRYIYNDQTLQELKFGIDKLFKVVPPLKKRLISYIIQDIRAAKGTEDESVHSFVSRRYGKDAADFLADPMLRGIYAGDVRKLSIRSTLPKLYEMEKRKRRTLTTSYPKTPYVHKALQDYVSNWSVWSLRGGCQQLSDALVGHLSRPEMPTELHTSSPCTKLTFKDGAALVTSEKGEITTDHVFSSLYAGDLAKILPEEHGELAEELDGIPAVSVVVVNLEYPVESPIKGFGHLLPSSEDGPILGVVYNSCVFPQQDKKFSMGKVSRFTVMLGGAWYDQLLERLDGSLNPNGIARLANEVVSDHLNITEKPLKVDVIIQNDCIPQYLVGHNERVERIFKYIKDKNLPLSLVGSSYKGVSVNDCIYNSKLAVERLTGLPPYVAPDIPKAHFLH